In Chryseobacterium shigense, the following proteins share a genomic window:
- a CDS encoding HPP family protein has protein sequence MRKTIRRTFRVSKYVIYKETLVDYKEHFWSFLGAFVGIGIIAFIQSHTLAATENIFLIGSFGASSVLIYGAIQSPLAQPRNLVGGHVISALVGVTVYKIVPDIIWLSAPMAVAFSIVLMQYTKTLHPPGGATALIAVSSTGKIPELGYWYVLSPVLSGCIILLLAALLFNNMTPNRSYPSHTRFKRLLRKKHEHMHKMKK, from the coding sequence ATGAGGAAGACAATAAGAAGAACATTCAGGGTTTCAAAATATGTAATTTATAAAGAAACGCTGGTTGATTATAAAGAGCATTTCTGGTCCTTTCTGGGAGCGTTTGTCGGGATTGGAATTATTGCGTTCATTCAGTCACATACTTTAGCCGCAACTGAAAATATATTTCTTATTGGCTCCTTTGGTGCATCAAGTGTTCTGATCTATGGAGCTATTCAAAGTCCTCTTGCCCAACCCAGAAACCTTGTCGGCGGACATGTTATTTCAGCACTTGTAGGCGTTACCGTTTATAAGATCGTTCCCGATATTATCTGGCTTTCTGCACCGATGGCAGTTGCTTTTTCCATTGTTCTGATGCAGTATACCAAAACCCTTCATCCACCCGGCGGAGCAACAGCTTTAATTGCCGTAAGCTCTACAGGGAAAATTCCGGAGCTGGGATACTGGTATGTTCTCTCCCCTGTTTTATCAGGATGTATTATTCTTTTATTGGCTGCTCTCTTATTCAACAATATGACCCCGAACAGAAGCTATCCTTCGCACACCAGGTTTAAAAGATTATTAAGGAAAAAGCATGAGCACATGCACAAAATGAAAAAATAA
- a CDS encoding DUF2116 family Zn-ribbon domain-containing protein produces the protein MNCIECGEKIIGRSDKKFCNDACRNAYNNKQNKDSTNLMRNVNNKLRKNYRILLELNTDGKAKIAKSRMDGLGFDFDYFTNLKVYKNGSEYRFIYDYGYKFLEDDFVLIVKNQA, from the coding sequence ATGAACTGTATTGAATGTGGCGAAAAAATTATCGGCAGATCAGATAAAAAGTTCTGCAATGATGCCTGCCGGAATGCCTATAATAATAAACAGAATAAAGATTCAACCAATCTGATGCGGAATGTCAACAATAAACTCCGCAAAAATTACCGTATCCTGCTGGAACTGAATACTGATGGCAAAGCAAAAATTGCAAAATCAAGGATGGACGGCCTCGGTTTTGATTTTGATTATTTTACGAATCTGAAAGTTTATAAAAACGGTTCTGAATACCGGTTTATTTATGACTATGGCTATAAATTTCTGGAAGACGATTTTGTCCTGATTGTAAAAAACCAGGCATAA
- a CDS encoding TIGR01777 family oxidoreductase yields MKEIVLITGAGGMIARKLSEKIEKDYTVRFLTRKKKHDNDFEWDIKNGTMDESALENVSHIIHLAGANISEKRWTKERKHELISSRVDSAGLLLNTVKKKKIKLKSFISASGINYYGTVTTEKIFTENDPPGNDFLSEVVVLWERAADDFKEQDLAERVVKIRTAVVLSKEDGALKKMVPTIKYGIGSALGSGKQYMPWIHIDDICSVYEAALKNSEMDGAYNAVSPQDTTNENLTRKIAEVLKKPLFMPNVPTFVLKLIFGELADALLEGSRASSQKIQNTGFQFKFKFPDLKKALQNLLTDNQTK; encoded by the coding sequence ATGAAAGAAATTGTTCTTATAACCGGCGCAGGCGGCATGATCGCAAGAAAGCTCTCTGAAAAGATTGAGAAAGATTATACGGTAAGATTCCTGACCAGAAAGAAAAAACACGACAATGATTTTGAATGGGACATTAAAAACGGAACAATGGATGAATCTGCCCTTGAAAATGTTTCCCACATTATTCATCTGGCCGGAGCCAATATTTCGGAAAAACGCTGGACTAAAGAAAGAAAGCATGAATTAATATCCAGCCGTGTGGATTCTGCCGGACTTCTTTTAAATACTGTAAAAAAGAAAAAAATAAAACTAAAATCCTTCATTTCCGCTTCAGGAATCAATTATTACGGTACCGTAACCACAGAAAAAATCTTTACTGAAAATGATCCCCCGGGAAATGATTTCCTGAGTGAAGTTGTAGTCTTATGGGAAAGGGCCGCAGATGATTTCAAAGAACAGGATCTGGCTGAAAGAGTTGTTAAAATACGGACTGCCGTTGTTCTGTCCAAAGAGGACGGAGCATTAAAGAAAATGGTTCCTACCATAAAATACGGCATCGGGTCTGCTTTAGGAAGCGGAAAACAATATATGCCCTGGATTCATATTGATGATATCTGCTCTGTTTATGAAGCGGCTTTGAAAAACTCAGAGATGGATGGAGCTTATAATGCCGTTTCTCCTCAAGATACAACCAATGAAAATTTAACAAGAAAGATCGCTGAAGTATTGAAAAAACCACTGTTTATGCCTAATGTACCGACATTTGTCTTAAAACTGATATTTGGCGAACTGGCAGATGCTTTACTGGAAGGTTCCAGAGCTTCTTCTCAAAAGATACAGAATACCGGATTTCAGTTTAAGTTTAAATTCCCCGATCTGAAGAAAGCATTACAAAACTTATTAACTGATAATCAGACTAAATAA